The following proteins are encoded in a genomic region of Ornithinibacillus sp. 4-3:
- the tagD gene encoding glycerol-3-phosphate cytidylyltransferase, whose amino-acid sequence MKKVITYGTFDLLHTGHINILRRAKQLGDYLVVAISSDEFNAEKGKKAYYSFEQRKAILEAIRYVDEVIPEHNWEQKIKDVKDHDIDVFVMGDDWKGEFDFLNDLCEVVYLPRTVGISTTQIKKDLNNANNL is encoded by the coding sequence ATGAAGAAAGTAATTACGTATGGAACATTTGATTTACTTCATACGGGGCATATAAATATTTTACGTCGTGCTAAGCAGTTAGGGGATTACCTTGTTGTTGCTATTTCATCTGATGAATTTAATGCAGAAAAAGGTAAAAAAGCTTATTATTCCTTTGAACAGCGCAAAGCTATCTTAGAAGCAATTCGTTATGTAGATGAAGTGATTCCTGAACATAATTGGGAACAAAAAATAAAAGATGTAAAAGATCATGATATTGATGTTTTTGTTATGGGAGATGACTGGAAAGGCGAATTTGACTTTTTAAATGACCTTTGTGAAGTAGTTTATTTACCCCGTACCGTTGGGATTTCAACAACACAGATCAAAAAGGATCTAAATAATGCGAACAATCTTTAG